A stretch of Brassica rapa cultivar Chiifu-401-42 chromosome A08, CAAS_Brap_v3.01, whole genome shotgun sequence DNA encodes these proteins:
- the LOC103833516 gene encoding CASP-like protein 1E1: MEHERKNNLNGMEMEKGNKESGSRKGLELTMRVLALVLSLTAATVLGVAKQTKVVSITLIPTLPPLDVSATAKASYLSAFVFNISANAIACGYTAISIAILMVSKGRRSKGLIMAVLIGDLVMMALLFSSTGAAGAIGLMGVQGNKHVMWKKVCNVFGKFCHQTAASVAITLLAAIMFMVLVVLDAMKLPQCK; the protein is encoded by the exons ATGGAACACGAGCGCAAGAACAATCTGAATGGGATGGAGATGGAAAAGGGAAATAAGGAGAGTGGTTCGAGAAAAGGGCTTGAGTTAACGATGAGAGTGTTGGCTTTGGTTCTATCACTGACGGCTGCAACAGTACTTGGTGTCGCAAAACAGACCAAGGTTGTGTCTATAACGCTGATTCCAACTTTGCCTCCACTTGATGTGTCCGCAACAGCCAAAGCCTCTTACTTGTCTGCCTTTGT GTTCAACATTTCGGCAAACGCCATAGCTTGCGGTTACACAGCGATCTCAATAGCCATTCTGATGGTCAgcaaaggaagaagaagcaaagGCTTGATAATGGCGGTGCTAATAGGTGATCTAGTGATGATGGCTTTGCTATTTTCCAGCACCGGAGCCGCCGGAGCAATAGGGTTGATGGGTGTACAAGGGAACAAGCATGTGATGTGGAAGAAAGTGTGTAACGTTTTTGGAAAATTCTGTCACCAAACTGCTGCTTCGGTGGCCATCACTCTTCTCGCAGCAATTATGTTTATGGTTCTTGTTGTTCTTGATGCTATGAAGCTTCCTCAATGCAAGTGA
- the LOC103833562 gene encoding protein starmaker — MGCGQSKHDVVTGNTTTVRKPLEAESVKGQENETIKRQESCRCKKTNDISAVVSSNQPKTTVENNTKKLEEKKAGGDCGEKPEGETNDEQKHEEKEATTLPLVTAIVSENILTEETVNDVNESILPVDEQKEKVDSDTIVEEEKSTEDKTSGNVNTEILLPEVEEPKLDVETPITTESEVQEVLTKEDVEIATSENVETESKENDDTFILKDEDKVNFVENVAASKTVEITSTENDDTFVLKDEDEVDLIENVETPASENEDTLVINDKADLVETVQSVSAENDDTLVLKDEDKVDLLENVETPASETASTENDDTSVLKDEDEVDLVENVETAASETVETEPTEIDDTPILKDEDEVDLVEKVVEHVSTENDDTLYLKKEDKVDLLANVETSASETVETVPTEKDNTHVLKDEVDLVENVETVKSASTEDDDILVLKDEDKVDHIENVEITGTQNVDIVSTENDKTHVLEEEEKVDLVEV, encoded by the exons ATGGGTTGCGGACAATCAAAACACGATGTTGTTACGGGTAACACCACGACGGTCCGAAAACCTTTGGAAGCTGAATCAGTGAAGGGCCAAGAGAACGAGACAATTAAAAGACAAGAAAGCTGCCGGTGCAAGAAAACGAACGACATCTCAGCTGTGGTTTCTTCAAACCAGCCAAAAACCACCGTGGAAAATAATACCAAAAAACTGGAGGAAAAGAAAGCTGGAGGAGATTGTGGCGAGAAGCCGGAGGGAGAGACAAATGATGAACAGAAACATGAGGAAAAGGAAGCAACCACTTTGCCGTTGGTGACAGCGATAGTGTCGGAAAATATTTTGACGGAGGAAACCGTTAACGACGTAAATGAGAGCATTTTGCCTGTGGATGAACAAAAGG AAAAAGTTGATAGTGATACAATTGTAGAAGAGGAAAAAAGTACCGAAGATAAAACTTCTGGTAACGTTAACACTGAAATTCTACTTCCCGAGGTTGAAGAACCAAAACTGGATGTAGAAACTCCAATAACAACGGAGTCAGAAGTTCAAGAAGTTTTGACCAAAGAGGATGTAGAAATTGCTACCTCGGAAAATGTTGAAACCGAGTCCAAAGAAAACGATGACACTTTTATTTTGAAGGACGAAGATAAAGTTAATTTTGTAGAGAATGTAGCCGCCTCGAAAACTGTCGAAATTACATCCACAGAAAACGACGACACTTTTGTTTTAAAGGACGAAGATGAAGTCGATCTTATAGAGAATGTAGAGACTCCCGCCTCAGAAAACGAAGACACTCTTGTTATAAATGATAAAGCTGATCTTGTAGAGACTGTCCAAAGTGTGTCCGCAGAAAACGACGATACTCTTGTTTTAAAGGACGAAGATAAAGTTGATCTTTTAGAGAATGTAGAGACTCCCGCCTCAGAAACTGCATCTACAGAAAACGATGACACTTCTGTCTTAAAGGACGAAGATGAAGTTGATCTTGTCGAGAATGTAGAGACTGCTGCCTCAGAAACTGTCGAAACTGAGCCCACAGAAATCGATGACACTCCTATTTTAAAGGATGAAGATGAAGTTGATCTTGTAGAGAAAGTAGTCGAACATGTGTCTACAGAAAACGATGACACTCTTTATTTAAAGAAGGAAGATAAAGTTGATCTTCTAGCGAATGTAGAGACTTCCGCCTCAGAAACTGTCGAAACTGTGCCTACAGAAAAAGATAACACTCATGTTCTAAAGGATGAAGTTGATCTTGTAGAGAATGTAGAGACTGTCAAAAGTGCGTCCACAGAAGACGATGACATTCTTGTTTTAAAGGACGAAGATAAAGTTGATCATATAGAGAATGTAGAGATTACAGGCACACAAAATGTCGACATTGTGTCCACAGAAAACGATAAAACTCATGTtttagaggaagaagagaaagttGATCTTGTAGAGGTATGA